The genomic stretch TTTGATCGCAGTTGGGCGGCGGTAACGAGCTCGCGATGATGTGCGATATTATTTACGCCGGCGACAAGGCCAAGTTCGGCCAACCGGAAATTGCAATCGGTACAATTCCCGGAGCGGGTGGTACTCAGAGACTACCCAGAGCCATCGGTAAAAGTAAAGCCATGGAATTAGTGCTTACTGGCAATATGATGACTGCGGAGGAAGCTGAGAGAAGCGGTAAGTTTACGTTTCAAAATGGAtcaaaaatttactaaaatcagaattttgcatggagaaaaaaaaaatatatatatatatttaaatgtccgCCAAAATttactagaaaaaaatatatatatatatttataaattaaggactttaaaaattttatttcattctacCTGTTTAGGTTTGGTCAGTAAGGTTTTTCCGGCTGACAAAGTGGTCGGAGAAGCGGTGAAGCTGGGCGAGAAAATCGCATCTCACTCACAATTAATCGTTTTACTAGCCAAAGAGTCTGTTAATGCCggtaattagaaattatttgagaagttatctaaaaaattatttaaacaagtcaatttgtgtaatttaagtctgcaaaatgtgtatatttacttatattgtatttaattttagcatATGAAACAACATTGCAACAAGGACTTCAATTTGAGAAGAAACTGTTTCATAGTACTTTCTCTCTGGTAAGATTtctatttgtacatatatttatatgatcgtCTATATACagaagaaacaaatttattaatgtatcaaaatgttaatttttcagGCGGACAGAAAAGAAGGAATGACGGCTTTCCTGGAGAAACGTCCGCCAAAATTTATGAACGAATAAATCTCAAGATtatgtgtaaaagaaaaagcaaatgtttatgaatattttttgaaatatttttatatcgcactgttttatatatataaaataatcctttaactaaatatatacCTTTTTTATCTCCATTGCCTGTAACTGACAAGACCCGATCTATCAGATTGCGATGTTTAAtcgtaaagaaattttaaaacatttacacTGCTTGTCAGAGTTAAAggttaaataatatctatttgatACCTATTACATTTGTTAtgagatatacaatattgtaataaacttttttgcaAGAAGTGATATGTTAAAAACAAGCATAATATCTATGAGATTTTTATTCGAGTATATTACTGCTCTTATACGACGTAGACTTCGAATATGATACATTTAaagcttataatatataacgttgcagttaatattaaaagaaattattattattatcataataaaggATGTGGGAGAAATACAATAGTTgatacaaatgtataaattgtatCATTTTCGCGAATGACAATGTCTATAATACTAgcgaaaaatatctcaaaaaaacGTAGGAACAATAGCATTTCGATAAACACCAATATACCTTAAAGTGTGTAacgaaaaatgcaatatattgcaCTTAAACGACATAAATTACCAAGTTCCTTACAGTGTGtgtatttttcgaataaatcttaaagttgtaaattttttcgaaCTGGTAAAAAATacctaaaaaatatcttactttCGAGTTTTGtgtgttacaaaaaaaatcgatatcaaatacaattttgttaGTAAGAAAATCGACCGGGTTTCTCGGGTATGCATTTTGACAATGGTGACTAGCTAATACCTAATCGGCACGCATGCGTACATACCTCTTTTAATACCGATCATCTACAATTGCCTGCTCCGCGttcttatgttaaaaaaaaaaaaaaaataaaactagcTAAACTCTTAAATACTACACGTATCCGTGTCGCTGCCGTCTGCTTTTACGTTTTCTTTAAGTACGTGTTAAAAGATGGGAGTTACATATGTTATCGGATACATCGATCGTTACGCGTTTCGAGTCGGAGAGTTTTAAGAAGTTCCCCCGATTTCGAGAaagagtatatgtatatatgtacagcaAAATTATTCGGACAATTCCTTACACATAAATCCATTCGTTctgattgcatttttttctatgcttTATttcctccttctttctctctttctcttcgaagattaaaaataagaaagtaaaaaaccgcaactaaaaaatttgtatttgcaGAGTGCTTTTCTTCCAATACCTTTGCTAAGATACTTAGCTACGAAGAATCGAgggatttaattataaaaaaaatttttttttcaaaatgaaaataatactccttttttacattttctaaattcttaaattattcttatttaaaaaaagtataaattacctgtgtctctcttctcttcgacCTCGGCATTGATTACATCTCGTGATATGTCGTGATAGTACATGATAAAAATGCTGATTCAAAAGGTGTGCATATTCTTTTGATgtatcgtataaaaatttttgcgcttAGATCCGAAATTTGTACAGCATCGATTGGTCCTCGGTCTCGTTGTGCGATTGAATTTCGGGAACCTCTTAAAATTCGACGAAGAAGAATCGTCTCGGGAGGGAAAGGGACGAGGGAGAGATGGAGATGAATTggtttttatgtatatcacaGTTGCAAGCTCTGCTTCGTTATCTACGCTGGTAAAAATTATCGAGATGACGGAGAATATAAAGTATTGGTACGCTCTCTCTTTGCGTCGATTGCTCTTGGATAAATCTGTGAATTTATCGCTTATTGCGATTCTTCATGGTGAAGCGTCTCCAGAAATTGCCACTCTTCTTCGTGGGCGTTGTGGCTGGCGCCTCGTACGCATAGCTGGACTCAT from Cataglyphis hispanica isolate Lineage 1 chromosome 11, ULB_Chis1_1.0, whole genome shotgun sequence encodes the following:
- the LOC126853118 gene encoding probable enoyl-CoA hydratase, mitochondrial, whose translation is MSASRVSQILFSRVSHATRKPQYFVTPVVRYYSCQTDNYKCIKTEIMGEKKNVGLITLHRPKALNALCDELINEMNHALEHFNTDLSIGAIVITGSEKAFAAGADIKEMKDKSYASNLKENFIANWNNICKNKKPLIAAVNGYALGGGNELAMMCDIIYAGDKAKFGQPEIAIGTIPGAGGTQRLPRAIGKSKAMELVLTGNMMTAEEAERSGLVSKVFPADKVVGEAVKLGEKIASHSQLIVLLAKESVNAAYETTLQQGLQFEKKLFHSTFSLADRKEGMTAFLEKRPPKFMNE